Proteins encoded by one window of Rhodobacteraceae bacterium IMCC1335:
- a CDS encoding ABC transporter permease subunit — protein sequence MSRLSPLNQRRWRNFKSNRRAYWSLWIFSVIFGLSLFAEVIANDKPILVQYRGEYFTPITNFYPETAFGGDFKTEAVYSDPVVQCLIRSGGLEICFDTPEEVIAQIASGALDPETPGFEKGWALWPLIPYSYDTSVERPGAAPLPPNAQNWLGTDDTKRDVLARVIYGFRLSIVFTIIVTTVSSLLGILAGAVQGFFGGLTDLLFQRFIEIWSGVPSLFIIIIMFAILGRSFTLLVVLTVLFGWMGLVGVVRAEFLRARNLEYVRAARALGVSNWTIMFRHMLPNAMVATLTLLPFIVTGTIGALASLDFLGFGLPSSSPSLGELTLQAKQNLQAPWLGFTAFFTFAIMLALLVFIFEGVRDAFDPRKTFQ from the coding sequence ATGAGCCGTTTATCGCCGCTCAACCAACGTCGCTGGCGCAATTTCAAAAGCAACCGGCGCGCTTATTGGTCGCTTTGGATCTTTAGCGTGATCTTTGGGCTGTCGCTATTTGCAGAAGTGATCGCCAATGACAAACCGATTTTGGTGCAATATCGCGGGGAATATTTCACCCCGATTACAAATTTTTATCCCGAAACCGCCTTTGGTGGCGATTTCAAAACCGAAGCGGTCTATAGTGATCCTGTGGTGCAATGCTTAATCCGCAGCGGCGGGCTGGAGATTTGCTTTGACACGCCAGAAGAGGTGATCGCGCAAATTGCAAGCGGTGCGCTTGATCCCGAAACCCCAGGTTTTGAAAAGGGTTGGGCCTTATGGCCGCTGATCCCTTATTCTTATGATACGTCTGTCGAGCGGCCGGGTGCGGCGCCTTTGCCCCCGAATGCGCAAAATTGGCTGGGCACGGATGACACCAAGCGCGATGTGCTGGCACGGGTGATCTATGGGTTTCGCTTGTCGATCGTGTTCACGATTATCGTCACCACCGTGTCCAGCCTGCTTGGTATTTTAGCGGGGGCTGTGCAGGGGTTTTTTGGCGGTTTGACCGATCTTTTGTTTCAGCGCTTTATCGAAATTTGGAGCGGCGTACCCTCGTTATTCATCATCATCATCATGTTTGCCATATTAGGGCGAAGCTTTACCTTGCTTGTGGTGTTGACCGTATTGTTTGGTTGGATGGGGTTGGTGGGCGTGGTGCGCGCTGAATTTTTGCGGGCGCGCAATTTGGAATATGTGCGCGCGGCGCGGGCGCTGGGTGTCAGCAATTGGACGATCATGTTTCGCCATATGTTGCCAAATGCGATGGTGGCCACTTTAACTCTGCTGCCCTTTATCGTGACCGGGACCATCGGTGCCTTGGCCAGTTTAGATTTTTTAGGCTTTGGCCTGCCCTCTTCCAGCCCGTCTTTGGGCGAATTGACGTTGCAAGCCAAGCAAAACCTGCAAGCGCCTTGGCTTGGGTTCACCGCCTTTTTCACCTTTGCCATTATGCTCGCCCTTCTGGTGTTTATTTTCGAAGGGGTGCGCGATGCGTTTGACCCCAGAAAGACGTTTCAATGA
- a CDS encoding methyltransferase — MFHSRLDHALGQGGLCLPARARCLALHPEQALDLAPLKQLDLQFLHRFKPHITALEAAGYTWRERPEAPVDLAVVYVPRSKRLARHLVFAASRAAPDGVVLVDGSKSQGIESLIKALKGHETLLGSVSKAHGKLVWFRPETGLPQWQADAFEPIEGGFVTRPGVFSADAIDRASRFLAETLPNDISGHVADFGAGWGYLSRHLLQSPALKTLYCVEADRAALDCLNKNCPDPRMQAEWQDVAQWRAPRKLDAVIMNPPFHIGRAAEPRLGQDFIRAAAANLTPRGRLFLVANRSLPYEITLSTCFKQWQTLAQANGFKVLTAERPLARQG, encoded by the coding sequence ATGTTCCACTCCCGTTTAGATCATGCGCTGGGGCAGGGTGGCCTGTGCTTACCCGCGCGCGCCCGTTGCTTAGCTTTGCACCCGGAACAGGCGCTGGATTTGGCCCCTTTGAAGCAGTTGGATCTTCAATTCCTGCACCGATTTAAACCGCACATCACTGCCCTTGAAGCCGCAGGCTATACATGGCGCGAGCGGCCTGAAGCGCCAGTTGATCTGGCCGTGGTATATGTGCCGCGTTCAAAGCGTTTGGCGCGGCATTTGGTGTTTGCGGCCAGCCGCGCCGCTCCAGATGGCGTGGTTCTGGTTGACGGGTCCAAGAGCCAAGGCATCGAAAGCCTGATCAAAGCGCTGAAAGGGCATGAAACCCTTTTGGGTTCAGTTTCTAAAGCCCATGGTAAACTGGTATGGTTTCGCCCAGAAACCGGTCTGCCCCAATGGCAGGCGGATGCGTTTGAGCCCATCGAAGGGGGGTTTGTCACCCGCCCGGGCGTATTTTCTGCCGATGCGATTGATCGGGCCTCGCGGTTTTTGGCCGAGACGTTGCCTAATGATATTTCAGGACATGTGGCAGATTTTGGGGCAGGCTGGGGGTATTTAAGCCGGCATTTATTGCAATCGCCGGCGCTCAAAACGCTGTATTGCGTTGAGGCAGATCGTGCCGCTTTGGACTGCCTGAACAAAAACTGCCCCGATCCGCGGATGCAGGCAGAATGGCAGGATGTGGCGCAGTGGCGGGCACCACGAAAACTGGATGCTGTGATCATGAACCCGCCTTTTCATATTGGCCGCGCTGCTGAGCCAAGACTGGGCCAAGATTTTATTCGCGCTGCTGCGGCCAATTTAACCCCTCGGGGGCGTTTGTTCTTGGTGGCGAACCGGTCATTGCCTTACGAAATCACTTTATCGACCTGTTTTAAGCAGTGGCAGACGCTGGCGCAGGCAAATGGGTTTAAAGTCCTTACCGCAGAACGGCCCCTCGCTCGTCAGGGATAA
- a CDS encoding dipeptide ABC transporter ATP-binding protein, with the protein MSAVLQIQDLNVAFSQDGRQVDAVRGVSFEVARGEVVALVGESGSGKSVTAMSSVALLGANAKVTGSIRYNGQQMVGASRDLLQQVRGNEISFIFQEPMTSLNPLHTIEKQLRESIELHQDPRQSLTGAEIEARIIALLERVGLPDPASRLGAYPHQLSGGQRQRVMIAMALANGPELLIADEPTTALDVTIQAQILDLLMLLKQQDGMGMLFITHDLGIVRQIADRVCVMQDGKIVETGPTKDIFNAPQHSYTQKLLNAHSVGAPQPFDPSASVIVEAKNVKIWFPIQRGLLKRTVGHVKAVNDVSLTLRAGETIGIVGESGSGKSTLAMAIMRLISFQGKIVFDGRDIGALKTRDLRALRKDMQIVFQDPYGSLSPRMTCAQIIAEGLGVHGTPRGSSQEDLVDEILQEVGLDPEMQHRYPHEFSGGQRQRIAIARAMVMRPKLVVLDEPTSALDMTVQVQIVDLLRNLQKAHGLAYLFISHDLRVVRAMSHSVIVMKEGDVVEHGPVSDVFEAPKTQYTRGLMAAAFGSSAQMPLDTGSL; encoded by the coding sequence ATGAGCGCCGTGCTGCAAATCCAAGATCTCAACGTGGCGTTTTCGCAGGATGGGCGGCAGGTTGACGCGGTGCGCGGGGTCAGTTTCGAGGTGGCCCGCGGTGAAGTGGTGGCTTTGGTTGGCGAAAGCGGATCTGGCAAATCTGTGACCGCGATGAGCAGCGTGGCGTTGCTGGGGGCGAATGCCAAGGTCACGGGTTCTATCCGCTACAATGGCCAGCAAATGGTTGGGGCAAGCCGGGATTTGCTGCAGCAAGTGCGCGGCAATGAAATCAGCTTTATTTTTCAAGAGCCGATGACCTCTTTAAATCCATTGCACACGATTGAAAAGCAATTGCGCGAGTCAATCGAGCTGCATCAGGATCCGCGTCAAAGCCTGACAGGCGCAGAGATAGAGGCGCGGATTATCGCTTTGCTTGAGCGCGTTGGCCTGCCCGATCCCGCGTCCCGCTTGGGTGCCTATCCGCATCAATTATCGGGCGGGCAACGCCAGCGCGTGATGATTGCGATGGCCTTGGCGAATGGACCTGAGCTTTTAATCGCGGATGAACCGACCACCGCGCTGGACGTTACTATTCAAGCGCAGATTCTCGATTTATTGATGCTGTTAAAGCAACAGGATGGGATGGGGATGCTGTTCATCACCCATGATCTTGGAATTGTGCGTCAGATCGCGGATCGCGTATGCGTGATGCAGGATGGGAAAATCGTAGAAACCGGCCCTACCAAAGATATATTCAACGCCCCCCAGCATTCCTATACGCAAAAATTGCTAAATGCGCATTCGGTCGGGGCGCCGCAACCGTTTGATCCATCTGCATCTGTGATTGTGGAAGCCAAGAATGTAAAGATTTGGTTTCCCATCCAGCGTGGCTTGTTGAAGCGCACCGTTGGACATGTGAAGGCGGTGAATGATGTCAGCTTAACGCTGCGGGCGGGTGAAACCATTGGCATCGTGGGGGAAAGTGGCTCGGGGAAATCAACTTTGGCGATGGCCATCATGCGGTTGATTTCTTTCCAGGGAAAGATCGTGTTTGACGGGCGCGATATTGGCGCGCTGAAAACCCGCGATTTGCGCGCGCTGCGCAAGGATATGCAGATCGTGTTTCAAGATCCATACGGGTCCCTGTCGCCGCGAATGACCTGCGCGCAGATCATTGCAGAAGGGTTGGGGGTGCATGGCACGCCACGCGGCAGCTCGCAAGAGGATCTGGTGGACGAGATTTTGCAGGAGGTTGGGCTAGACCCTGAGATGCAGCATCGCTACCCGCATGAGTTTTCGGGGGGCCAGCGGCAGCGCATTGCGATTGCCCGCGCGATGGTGATGCGGCCAAAGCTGGTTGTTTTGGATGAACCCACATCGGCGCTGGATATGACGGTGCAAGTGCAAATTGTTGATCTGTTGCGTAATCTGCAAAAAGCCCATGGGCTGGCATATTTATTCATCAGCCACGATTTGCGCGTTGTACGCGCTATGTCTCATTCTGTGATCGTGATGAAAGAGGGCGACGTGGTCGAACATGGCCCGGTTTCTGACGTGTTTGAGGCACCCAAAACTCAGTATACCCGCGGTTTGATGGCAGCGGCCTTTGGATCTTCTGCCCAAATGCCCTTGGATACCGGGTCGCTTTAG
- a CDS encoding serine hydrolase — MVRRHKKPARIGLCIAAAIWMMIIVPLSASAAPYAAMVIDARTGKTLHSENADTRLHPASLTKMMTLYVVFEAVEAGEISLDKKVRISRAAASEPPSKLGLREGQRVALRHLIRAAAIKSANDAATALGEAIEGSEAAFARRMNRTAKALGMTRTTFKNAHGLTEKGHLSTARDMTILGRHLFYDYPDYYHLFSRITHKAANKNVRNTNRKFLRNYKGADGIKTGYTRAAGFNLVASAQQNQERVIVTVFGGKSTKTRNAQVAKLMDLGFREAPSKARVSKPTKPTYAQAGLITRQHMAPKTSLRPKARPILGNTGDNLANQNLQKYVQKALEEAQNQSDENPDVKLAVLEPKPRPGDTSQSTQGAAEIREIVTRISAQSGQSDWAINIGRFASRFAAEKMLLRTALSEMATLQGTQRKIMIQKSGYDANFVGLTREGADLACRKLQARNINCLMIGPS, encoded by the coding sequence ATGGTAAGACGGCATAAAAAGCCGGCTCGTATCGGGCTATGTATTGCAGCAGCGATTTGGATGATGATCATCGTACCGCTCAGCGCCAGCGCCGCCCCTTACGCCGCCATGGTGATCGATGCCCGCACGGGCAAAACCCTACATTCAGAAAATGCCGATACGCGCTTACACCCTGCCTCCCTCACCAAGATGATGACGCTTTATGTGGTTTTTGAGGCCGTTGAGGCTGGCGAGATCTCGCTTGACAAGAAGGTGCGCATTTCGCGCGCAGCTGCCTCCGAGCCGCCCTCAAAACTGGGGCTTCGCGAAGGCCAGCGCGTGGCGTTGCGCCATTTGATACGCGCCGCGGCGATTAAATCTGCCAATGATGCCGCAACCGCGCTTGGTGAAGCGATCGAGGGCTCGGAAGCGGCCTTTGCGCGGCGAATGAACCGAACCGCAAAAGCCTTGGGCATGACCCGCACAACCTTCAAAAACGCCCATGGCCTGACCGAGAAAGGGCATTTGTCAACCGCCAGGGATATGACCATTTTGGGGCGACACTTATTTTACGACTATCCCGACTATTATCATTTATTTTCACGGATCACGCATAAAGCAGCAAATAAAAATGTGCGCAATACTAACCGTAAATTCTTGCGAAATTATAAAGGCGCCGACGGTATTAAAACCGGCTATACGCGCGCTGCCGGTTTTAATCTTGTGGCCTCAGCACAGCAAAATCAAGAACGGGTCATCGTAACCGTTTTTGGTGGAAAATCCACCAAGACGCGCAACGCGCAAGTGGCAAAGCTGATGGATTTGGGCTTTCGCGAAGCGCCAAGTAAAGCGCGGGTTTCAAAGCCCACCAAACCAACCTATGCGCAAGCGGGCCTTATCACGCGCCAGCACATGGCTCCAAAAACCAGCCTGCGCCCCAAAGCGCGGCCCATACTGGGCAACACAGGCGACAACCTTGCCAATCAAAACCTGCAAAAATACGTGCAAAAAGCCTTAGAAGAAGCGCAAAATCAGAGTGATGAAAACCCAGATGTTAAGCTAGCAGTCTTAGAGCCCAAACCGCGCCCAGGCGATACCAGTCAGAGCACACAGGGCGCGGCCGAAATCCGCGAAATTGTCACGCGCATTTCAGCCCAGAGCGGCCAGTCGGATTGGGCAATCAATATTGGCCGGTTCGCAAGCCGGTTCGCCGCTGAAAAGATGCTGCTACGAACCGCGCTCTCGGAAATGGCCACATTGCAGGGCACACAGCGCAAGATAATGATCCAAAAATCCGGTTATGATGCAAATTTTGTGGGTCTAACGCGCGAAGGCGCCGATCTGGCCTGCCGCAAGCTGCAGGCGCGCAACATCAATTGTTTGATGATTGGCCCGAGCTAA
- the hemF gene encoding oxygen-dependent coproporphyrinogen oxidase yields MGDITEIEKQQASAWFRSLRDQIVSAFETLESAYAAGPFAEAPIGQFDVTETKRSSEDGSDAGGGLMSVMRNGRVFEKVGVNVSTVYGQLGAEAQKAMAARMGIPGMQEDPRFWAAGISLVAHLQNPHCPAVHMNTRMFWTPHAWWFGGGSDLNPCIEYAEDTAHFHATQKAHLDPHDPALYAKLKLWADEYFYIPHRKRARGVGGIFMDDRNSGDWAADFALTQDIGRAFLPAYIPLVERHLQQAFDAQDKETQLRHRGLYAEYNLVYDRGTKFGLTTGHDADAVLMSLPPVAKWY; encoded by the coding sequence ATGGGCGATATTACAGAGATTGAAAAACAACAGGCGAGCGCTTGGTTTCGCAGCTTGCGTGATCAAATCGTCTCGGCCTTTGAAACGCTTGAATCTGCGTATGCGGCGGGGCCTTTTGCGGAGGCACCGATTGGCCAATTTGATGTGACAGAAACCAAACGCAGCTCGGAAGATGGCTCGGATGCAGGCGGGGGGTTGATGAGCGTGATGCGCAATGGCCGCGTTTTTGAAAAAGTGGGGGTCAATGTATCAACCGTATATGGGCAGCTGGGGGCGGAAGCGCAAAAAGCCATGGCGGCGCGCATGGGCATTCCTGGCATGCAAGAGGATCCGCGGTTTTGGGCGGCAGGGATTTCGCTGGTGGCGCATTTGCAAAACCCGCATTGCCCGGCGGTGCATATGAACACACGGATGTTCTGGACCCCGCATGCCTGGTGGTTTGGCGGTGGATCTGATTTGAACCCTTGTATCGAATATGCCGAAGACACTGCGCATTTTCATGCCACACAAAAAGCGCATCTGGATCCTCACGACCCCGCGCTTTATGCGAAATTGAAGCTTTGGGCGGATGAGTATTTTTATATCCCGCATCGCAAACGGGCGCGCGGCGTGGGAGGTATCTTTATGGATGATCGCAATAGCGGGGATTGGGCTGCAGATTTCGCTTTGACCCAAGATATCGGTCGGGCCTTTTTGCCCGCCTATATTCCGCTGGTTGAAAGACATCTTCAGCAAGCCTTCGATGCGCAGGACAAAGAGACTCAACTGCGCCATCGCGGGCTTTATGCAGAATATAATTTGGTGTATGATCGCGGAACAAAATTTGGCCTGACAACCGGCCATGATGCGGATGCGGTTTTGATGAGTCTGCCGCCGGTGGCCAAATGGTATTAG
- the yejB gene encoding microcin C ABC transporter permease YejB, giving the protein MGAYIARRLLLVLPTLFGILVINFALTQFVPGGPIEQVLANMEGQGDVFESFSGTSSEVAEASETSDYVGARGLPPEFIAELEKEFGFDKPPLERFLTMLWNYLRFDFGESYFRSISVVDLVLEKMPVSISLGLWSTLLAYLISIPLGIRKAVLDGSRFDTWTSWVIIIAYAIPGFLFAILLLVLFAGGSFLQIFPLRGLTSDYFEQLSLGEKIVDYFWHITLPIIASTISAFATLTLLTKNSFMDEIQKQYVITAKAKGLSDRRVLWGHVFRNAMLIVIAGFPAVFIGVFFGGSLIIETIFSLDGLGRMGFEAAVARDYPVIFGTLFVFGLMGLVVGILSDLMYVFVDPRIDFERREG; this is encoded by the coding sequence ATGGGCGCTTATATCGCGCGGCGACTGTTATTGGTGCTTCCGACTTTGTTTGGCATCCTGGTGATCAATTTTGCGCTGACGCAATTTGTGCCCGGTGGGCCGATTGAACAGGTTTTGGCCAATATGGAAGGCCAAGGGGATGTGTTTGAAAGCTTTTCAGGCACCAGCAGCGAAGTGGCAGAAGCCAGTGAAACCAGCGATTACGTTGGCGCACGCGGGCTGCCCCCAGAATTTATCGCCGAGCTTGAAAAGGAATTCGGCTTTGATAAGCCGCCCCTAGAGCGGTTTTTAACCATGTTGTGGAATTACCTGCGGTTTGATTTTGGCGAAAGTTATTTTCGGTCGATCAGCGTGGTGGATTTGGTCTTGGAAAAAATGCCTGTTTCGATTTCGCTGGGGCTGTGGTCAACGCTACTGGCCTATCTGATCTCGATTCCATTGGGGATCAGGAAGGCGGTTCTGGATGGCTCGCGTTTTGATACTTGGACCAGCTGGGTGATTATTATCGCCTATGCAATCCCTGGGTTTTTATTCGCAATCTTGCTGCTTGTGCTCTTTGCTGGGGGCTCTTTTTTACAAATATTTCCGCTGCGGGGGCTCACGTCGGATTATTTTGAGCAGCTTTCGCTGGGCGAAAAAATCGTGGATTATTTCTGGCACATCACTTTGCCAATTATTGCGTCAACCATTTCGGCCTTTGCCACGCTGACTTTGCTCACCAAAAACAGTTTTATGGATGAAATCCAAAAGCAATATGTGATTACAGCTAAGGCCAAAGGGTTAAGCGATCGCCGGGTGCTGTGGGGGCATGTGTTTCGAAACGCGATGCTGATCGTGATTGCGGGCTTTCCGGCGGTGTTCATTGGGGTATTTTTCGGCGGGTCTTTGATCATTGAAACCATATTCTCGCTCGATGGGCTTGGACGCATGGGGTTTGAAGCGGCGGTTGCGCGGGATTACCCGGTCATTTTTGGCACATTATTTGTGTTTGGCTTGATGGGGTTGGTCGTGGGTATTTTATCCGATCTGATGTATGTTTTTGTAGACCCGCGGATTGATTTCGAAAGGCGCGAAGGATGA
- the clpS gene encoding ATP-dependent Clp protease adapter ClpS, translating into MIGFDLDVIASSENDTDQNVLVDTRSKTKRPPLYKVLLLNDDYTPMEFVVLVLERFFGMNHAQAFDIMLTVHKKGLAVVGVFSHEVAETKVAQVMDSARQNQHPLQCTMEKE; encoded by the coding sequence ATGATAGGGTTTGATCTTGATGTGATCGCTTCATCTGAGAATGACACAGATCAGAATGTTTTGGTTGATACGCGCAGCAAGACCAAACGGCCTCCGCTTTATAAAGTTTTGCTGTTAAATGATGATTATACGCCGATGGAATTCGTGGTGTTGGTGCTTGAGCGCTTCTTTGGCATGAATCACGCGCAAGCATTCGATATAATGTTGACAGTTCACAAAAAAGGCTTGGCGGTTGTGGGGGTGTTCAGCCATGAGGTGGCCGAAACCAAAGTTGCCCAAGTGATGGATTCGGCGCGCCAAAACCAACACCCCTTGCAATGCACAATGGAAAAAGAGTAG
- a CDS encoding SDR family oxidoreductase translates to MSFSIDGKTAIVTGAAHGIGLAIARHFSALGANVMCADMDEAGLSKEVAAVPDGAQVEYFAGDLREKLTIANLLSATLDSFDQVDILVNASRQVMPSDVLSQDDRSVETMLEQNVMTSLRLSQLVAKRMIKQSVGQELGQAGSIVNLSSVAARRAHPDLLAYSMSTAALDQMTRSMAVGLAPHRIRVNAVAFGSVMSSSLQMALKEQPSFRKDIENHTPMGRIAPASDVAETVQYLASESSGFVTGQILTVDGGRTLIDPVEVPAH, encoded by the coding sequence ATGTCTTTTTCAATTGATGGAAAAACCGCCATTGTGACGGGGGCTGCACATGGAATCGGCCTCGCTATTGCGCGGCATTTTTCGGCGCTTGGGGCAAATGTGATGTGCGCTGATATGGACGAGGCGGGGTTGTCCAAAGAGGTTGCCGCCGTGCCAGATGGGGCTCAGGTTGAATATTTCGCGGGGGATCTGCGCGAAAAATTGACCATCGCAAATTTGCTCTCGGCTACTTTAGACAGTTTTGACCAAGTGGATATTTTGGTCAATGCATCGCGCCAGGTGATGCCATCTGATGTTCTGAGCCAAGATGATAGATCCGTTGAAACAATGCTGGAACAAAATGTTATGACCAGCCTGCGCCTATCACAATTGGTGGCCAAGCGCATGATTAAGCAAAGCGTGGGTCAAGAGTTGGGTCAGGCGGGATCAATTGTGAACTTATCTTCCGTCGCGGCGCGCCGTGCACATCCTGATTTGCTGGCTTACTCCATGTCGACCGCGGCGCTGGATCAGATGACGCGCTCGATGGCGGTTGGCTTGGCGCCGCATCGGATCCGCGTGAATGCGGTTGCCTTTGGCTCGGTGATGTCCTCAAGCTTGCAAATGGCTCTAAAAGAACAACCATCCTTCCGCAAAGATATTGAAAACCACACACCGATGGGGCGGATTGCGCCCGCCTCAGATGTGGCCGAAACCGTACAATATTTAGCCTCCGAAAGTTCTGGCTTTGTGACGGGCCAAATTCTTACCGTGGATGGTGGAAGAACCTTGATTGATCCCGTTGAGGTGCCCGCGCATTAA
- a CDS encoding ABC transporter substrate-binding protein produces the protein MEVRPVVGNSIKTVVKAKSQNVQNSRVWIGLCLGWATLFLASSLWAGSHSTKTHGYSFFGELNYPADFEHLAYVNPDAPKGGEISIWGFGTFDSMNPYSRKGRAAALASAPFESLLEGTADEVGASYGLLAESLEYPEDVSWVRFHIRPEARFSDGSAVTAQDVKFTYDLFLEQGLVSFRAVLGEFVQTVEVLDSKTVQYTFLPDSPLRDRIPTVGGLPVMSQAWFERTGARLDESRMEPAIGSGPYLLDRYEINRNVIYTRNPDYWGKDLPINLGRSNFDQIRVEYFADGNAAFEAFKAGAYTVRIENSSKTWATGYDFSALDDGYMIKKTLPDGGMATGQSFAMNLRKDKFSDPQVREALSLLFNFEWSNESLFYGQYARINSFWENSDMAASGPPGADELALLTPLADQLPEGILTDEAVMAPKSGPRATDRKNLRKASALLEAAGWIVGEDGLRRNAAGETLQIEFIERSPAFDRVVLPFVENLRAAGVDAIYNRIDPAQYTDRTRNFDFDIITDQFSMSLEPGAGLKQYFGSETADVSVFNSAGISSTGIDALIDHVTAASSKAELRTAVKALDRALRAYRFWIPQWYNATHRVAYWDMYEHPDIIAPYSLGYLDYWWYNEEKAAALKSAGVLR, from the coding sequence ATGGAGGTGCGGCCCGTGGTAGGGAATTCAATCAAAACGGTGGTAAAAGCTAAATCACAGAACGTTCAAAACAGCCGAGTTTGGATTGGGTTATGCCTGGGATGGGCAACGCTCTTTTTGGCCAGCAGCCTCTGGGCAGGGAGCCATAGCACAAAAACCCATGGCTATTCCTTTTTTGGCGAATTGAACTATCCAGCAGATTTTGAGCATCTCGCCTATGTCAACCCAGATGCGCCCAAAGGTGGTGAAATTTCGATTTGGGGCTTCGGCACCTTTGATTCAATGAATCCTTATTCGCGTAAAGGGCGCGCTGCGGCCTTGGCGTCTGCGCCATTTGAAAGCTTGCTTGAGGGCACGGCAGATGAGGTTGGGGCGAGTTATGGGTTGCTGGCTGAAAGCCTTGAATATCCCGAAGATGTCAGCTGGGTGCGTTTTCATATTCGCCCCGAAGCGCGGTTTTCCGATGGCAGCGCGGTAACCGCGCAGGATGTGAAATTCACCTATGATTTGTTTCTGGAGCAGGGGCTGGTGAGCTTTCGCGCCGTGCTGGGTGAATTTGTTCAAACCGTCGAAGTGCTCGACAGCAAGACGGTGCAATACACGTTCTTGCCCGACTCGCCGCTGCGCGATCGGATCCCCACCGTGGGGGGGTTGCCGGTCATGTCGCAGGCGTGGTTTGAGCGCACGGGTGCGAGGCTGGATGAAAGCCGCATGGAGCCCGCGATCGGCTCTGGGCCGTATCTGCTCGATCGCTATGAGATAAACCGCAACGTGATTTACACGCGCAACCCCGATTATTGGGGCAAAGATCTTCCAATCAATCTCGGCCGCAGCAATTTTGACCAAATCCGCGTTGAGTATTTTGCAGATGGCAATGCAGCTTTTGAGGCTTTCAAAGCGGGCGCTTACACGGTGCGTATCGAAAACTCCTCGAAAACATGGGCGACCGGTTATGATTTTTCTGCTCTAGATGACGGTTATATGATCAAAAAAACCTTGCCTGACGGGGGTATGGCCACGGGTCAAAGTTTTGCGATGAACCTGCGCAAAGATAAATTTTCCGACCCACAAGTGCGCGAAGCACTGAGCCTATTGTTCAATTTCGAATGGTCGAATGAATCGCTGTTTTATGGGCAATATGCGCGGATTAATTCCTTTTGGGAAAATTCTGATATGGCTGCCTCGGGGCCTCCCGGTGCCGATGAATTGGCCTTGCTAACCCCGCTTGCCGACCAACTACCGGAAGGTATTTTAACGGATGAAGCGGTAATGGCGCCCAAGTCGGGACCGCGGGCAACAGATCGTAAAAACCTGCGCAAAGCCTCAGCTTTGCTGGAGGCTGCAGGTTGGATCGTTGGCGAAGATGGCTTGCGGCGCAACGCGGCAGGCGAGACGTTACAGATCGAATTTATCGAACGCAGCCCGGCCTTTGATCGCGTGGTTTTGCCTTTTGTTGAAAACCTGCGCGCCGCCGGCGTAGACGCAATTTATAACCGCATTGATCCGGCACAATATACCGATCGTACGCGCAATTTTGACTTTGATATTATCACGGATCAATTCTCAATGAGTTTAGAGCCCGGGGCAGGCTTAAAGCAGTATTTTGGGTCTGAAACGGCGGATGTCTCCGTGTTTAACTCGGCTGGGATCTCATCGACTGGCATTGATGCGTTGATCGATCATGTCACCGCCGCCAGCAGCAAAGCTGAATTGCGCACAGCGGTCAAAGCGCTTGACCGCGCGCTTCGGGCCTACCGGTTCTGGATCCCTCAATGGTATAACGCCACGCATCGGGTTGCCTATTGGGATATGTATGAGCATCCCGACATCATCGCGCCATATTCGTTGGGGTACTTGGATTATTGGTGGTATAATGAAGAGAAAGCCGCCGCGTTAAAATCGGCCGGTGTATTGAGGTAA